In Pajaroellobacter abortibovis, the following are encoded in one genomic region:
- the ftsH gene encoding ATP-dependent zinc metalloprotease FtsH, whose amino-acid sequence MKQSQKTLFLWVLLIGIFLAIWQFLSPTDRKQIVAFSDFVLEVQNGAVEDIHIKDREYTYHSRNADSSKAMIQKEALGPIADETLLATLKPSNPDLPVPKIYFEREDTASFWPNTFVTLLPMLFIGGMFYLFMRQIQVGGGKAMSFGKSKARLLSEAQPKVTFADVAGIDEAKDEVEEIIVYLKDPKKCQRLGGRIPKGVLLIGPPGTGKTLLARAIAGEAEVPFFITSASEFVEMFVGVGASRVRDLFEQGEKNAPCIIFIDEIDAVGRHRGAGFGGGHDEREQTLNQLLVEMDGIEANKGVIIVAATNRPDVLDPAILRPGRFDRRITVGRPDIRGRTEILRVHTKRTPLAPDVDLETIARGTPGFAGADLENLVNEAALLAARQDKDALTMFDFEMAKDKVYMGTERRSMIISEEEKWNTAVHEAGHTLVSVSLKHHEPVHKVTIIPRGPALGLTWHLPKGDSYSTSKEQAESRIAGLLGGRIAEEIIFNHLTTGAGNDLERATEIARKMVCEWGMSEKLGPITYGKKEDQVFLGRDYGNRHQDYSEQTAVEIDQEVRAIIQKQYDYVRQILLEKRDKLEALAQCLRERETLDAEEIHAVLEGRELPKREKIVIPSYHEKEKTNKEQVKVASIFGNPPKPAPT is encoded by the coding sequence GTGAAGCAATCGCAAAAAACGCTATTCCTCTGGGTTTTGCTTATTGGTATTTTCTTGGCCATTTGGCAATTTCTAAGCCCTACAGACCGCAAGCAGATCGTTGCCTTCAGCGACTTCGTACTCGAAGTACAGAATGGAGCTGTGGAAGATATTCACATCAAGGACCGCGAGTACACATACCACTCTCGCAATGCTGATAGCTCGAAAGCAATGATTCAAAAGGAAGCTCTTGGCCCGATTGCAGATGAAACGCTATTGGCCACTTTAAAACCGAGCAATCCTGATCTTCCTGTCCCCAAAATCTACTTCGAGAGAGAAGATACCGCCAGCTTCTGGCCCAATACGTTTGTGACGCTGCTGCCCATGCTGTTCATCGGCGGGATGTTTTATCTCTTCATGCGCCAGATCCAGGTGGGCGGTGGAAAAGCGATGAGCTTTGGAAAGAGTAAAGCGCGATTGCTCAGTGAGGCGCAGCCTAAAGTCACCTTTGCAGACGTAGCGGGGATTGACGAAGCCAAGGATGAAGTAGAGGAGATCATCGTCTACCTAAAGGACCCTAAGAAATGCCAAAGACTGGGTGGTCGAATCCCCAAAGGGGTTTTGCTGATCGGACCCCCCGGGACAGGTAAAACACTGTTGGCGCGCGCGATTGCTGGAGAGGCAGAAGTCCCCTTTTTCATCACCTCTGCTTCGGAATTTGTAGAGATGTTTGTGGGGGTCGGCGCAAGCCGCGTACGCGATCTCTTCGAGCAAGGGGAGAAGAATGCCCCCTGTATCATTTTTATCGATGAAATCGACGCAGTTGGACGGCATCGAGGGGCAGGTTTCGGGGGGGGGCACGATGAGCGTGAGCAAACGCTCAATCAGCTCCTCGTAGAAATGGATGGCATAGAAGCCAACAAAGGGGTGATCATTGTAGCTGCCACCAATCGCCCCGATGTTTTGGATCCTGCGATTCTTCGACCAGGCCGATTCGATCGCAGAATCACCGTAGGGCGTCCCGATATTCGAGGACGAACCGAAATCCTACGCGTACACACCAAGCGGACCCCTCTCGCCCCTGATGTCGATCTGGAGACGATCGCGCGAGGCACTCCTGGATTTGCCGGAGCCGACTTGGAAAACTTGGTGAATGAGGCCGCTCTGCTAGCTGCTCGTCAAGATAAAGACGCTCTGACAATGTTCGACTTTGAGATGGCTAAAGACAAGGTGTATATGGGGACAGAGAGACGTTCGATGATCATCAGCGAAGAAGAGAAATGGAACACCGCTGTCCACGAAGCAGGACACACACTTGTTTCGGTCTCTTTGAAACACCATGAGCCCGTTCACAAAGTAACGATCATTCCCCGTGGACCAGCGCTCGGACTCACCTGGCATCTCCCTAAAGGGGATTCTTACAGCACCTCCAAAGAGCAAGCGGAATCCCGAATCGCAGGGCTTCTAGGAGGCCGTATTGCAGAAGAGATCATCTTCAATCACCTGACCACAGGGGCTGGAAATGACCTCGAGCGAGCGACCGAAATTGCACGCAAGATGGTTTGCGAATGGGGGATGAGCGAGAAGTTAGGACCGATCACGTATGGCAAAAAAGAGGACCAAGTCTTTCTAGGGAGAGACTACGGCAATCGACACCAGGATTATTCTGAACAGACCGCGGTTGAAATCGACCAAGAAGTGCGCGCCATCATTCAAAAACAATATGATTATGTCCGGCAAATTCTCCTCGAGAAACGCGATAAATTAGAAGCGCTCGCTCAATGCTTGAGAGAAAGAGAGACGCTCGATGCAGAAGAAATCCATGCCGTTTTGGAAGGGCGCGAGCTGCCCAAGCGAGAGAAAATTGTGATCCCCTCTTACCACGAAAAGGAAAAGACGAATAAAGAGCAAGTTAAAGTGGCCAGTATCTTTGGTAATCCACCCAAGCCTGCCCCCACTTGA
- the tilS gene encoding tRNA lysidine(34) synthetase TilS, with protein MSRSHPPTLITLTRQAIKRHHLIQQGDVVLVAISGGPDSTALLHVLSLLREKLGFQLVAHGVDHGLRSEAQQELDQAARVAAHLSILFDRTRLSVQPGGNLQARARKARFQALMDAASRMQANCIATAHHATDRAETVLLRLLQGAGPKGLAVLPPRSGYLIRPFLYASRLDIEAHVRRHQLPVSRDPSNQNPRFLRTRVRYHILPLLQSLNPQIEQHLCHLAEDLTQLFMPSDLVPSLPEFTDRTGTPFRSLPRTTRKALQHLLQTRSTTMRIALSKGSVAFYDKERNQIMVEHPEKNIVELYPSKG; from the coding sequence GTGAGCCGATCGCATCCACCTACCCTTATCACCCTAACGCGCCAGGCTATCAAAAGACACCATCTGATTCAACAGGGAGATGTCGTGCTTGTAGCTATCAGCGGTGGTCCCGATTCAACTGCGCTTCTTCACGTACTCTCTCTTTTAAGAGAAAAGCTTGGGTTTCAATTGGTCGCTCATGGAGTGGATCATGGGCTCCGTTCAGAGGCACAGCAGGAGCTCGATCAGGCTGCACGAGTCGCCGCACATCTCTCCATCCTTTTCGATCGGACTCGCCTATCTGTCCAACCAGGGGGAAATCTGCAAGCACGTGCAAGAAAAGCCCGTTTTCAGGCATTAATGGATGCTGCTTCTCGTATGCAAGCCAATTGCATCGCGACAGCTCACCATGCAACCGATCGAGCAGAAACCGTGTTGCTTCGCCTTTTGCAAGGGGCAGGACCCAAAGGGCTTGCGGTGCTTCCTCCTCGCTCCGGATATCTCATCCGACCTTTCCTGTACGCTTCGCGCCTCGACATTGAAGCTCACGTCAGGCGCCATCAACTCCCTGTTTCACGGGATCCTTCCAATCAAAATCCCCGTTTCCTCCGAACGCGTGTGCGCTATCATATTCTCCCTCTCCTGCAATCGCTCAACCCTCAGATTGAGCAACACCTCTGTCATCTCGCAGAGGATCTTACACAACTCTTTATGCCCTCTGATTTAGTCCCCTCCTTACCCGAATTTACCGATAGGACCGGAACGCCTTTCCGCTCTCTACCGAGAACAACACGCAAAGCACTACAACACCTTCTTCAAACTCGTTCCACAACTATGAGGATTGCCTTGTCAAAAGGGTCTGTTGCTTTCTATGACAAAGAACGCAATCAAATTATGGTAGAGCATCCAGAGAAAAACATTGTAGAGTTGTACCCTTCTAAAGGTTGA
- the mnmA gene encoding tRNA 2-thiouridine(34) synthase MnmA → MEQAKRVVMAMSGGVDSSLGAARLHEQGYNVIGVTLHLWDYPEDLQGQGGHSRCCAPEDQYDARRTADMIGFAHYTFDRRQLFKKMIINPFVDSYLAGKTPNPCVLCNQHIKLKELFALAERFNAAYVATGHYARIGQDANGIPFVAKGIDTEKDQSYFLYATPLEYMNRLLFPLGDLFKEQVRQEAIARSLPGATKGESQELCFAGPKSHAYVSFVENHASPDRIRPGPILDNEGKLQGNHQGIHRFTIGQRKGIGVALGKPAFVTHIDPETHTIRLGDKRDLFSSSALIREVTLAPGVTLPRRARVRLRYRHEGIDVDLQMGDQEREAIVYFQKPARAVTCGQTAVFYEGDRVLGGGLISRAIP, encoded by the coding sequence ATGGAACAAGCTAAACGAGTCGTCATGGCCATGAGCGGAGGAGTTGACTCTTCCTTAGGCGCTGCACGATTGCACGAACAAGGGTACAATGTGATTGGCGTGACCTTACATTTATGGGACTACCCAGAGGATCTTCAAGGACAAGGGGGACACAGCCGATGTTGTGCTCCAGAAGACCAATATGATGCACGCCGCACGGCAGACATGATTGGATTTGCTCACTATACATTTGATCGCCGGCAGCTTTTTAAGAAAATGATTATAAATCCTTTTGTGGATTCCTACCTTGCTGGGAAAACTCCTAACCCATGCGTTCTGTGCAATCAGCATATCAAACTGAAGGAGCTATTTGCTCTCGCTGAACGGTTTAACGCAGCTTATGTGGCCACAGGCCATTATGCTCGCATCGGGCAAGATGCCAATGGAATCCCCTTCGTCGCAAAGGGGATCGATACGGAAAAAGATCAAAGTTATTTTCTATATGCAACTCCCCTCGAATACATGAACCGGCTTCTCTTTCCATTGGGTGATCTTTTCAAAGAGCAAGTGCGCCAAGAAGCAATCGCGCGTAGTCTCCCAGGTGCAACTAAGGGGGAGAGTCAAGAGCTCTGTTTTGCAGGTCCAAAGTCGCACGCTTATGTTTCTTTCGTTGAAAATCACGCGTCGCCCGATCGAATACGGCCAGGTCCCATTCTCGATAACGAAGGAAAACTACAGGGTAATCACCAAGGGATCCACCGTTTTACAATAGGGCAACGAAAAGGGATTGGTGTCGCCTTAGGCAAACCCGCATTTGTAACGCACATCGATCCAGAAACCCATACTATACGTTTAGGGGATAAGCGGGATCTCTTTTCTTCTTCAGCGCTGATCCGAGAAGTCACTTTGGCACCCGGAGTGACTCTTCCTCGGCGTGCAAGAGTGCGCCTTCGTTACCGCCACGAAGGAATTGATGTCGATCTTCAGATGGGCGATCAAGAGAGGGAAGCAATTGTTTATTTCCAAAAGCCCGCTCGCGCTGTTACATGCGGGCAAACTGCGGTTTTTTATGAAGGTGACCGTGTGTTGGGCGGAGGATTGATCAGCAGGGCGATCCCCTAG
- a CDS encoding S41 family peptidase translates to MILRRKKPIGCVVAWIAFLPLQVVSAHIRQNPYDWIDQFAHVLVKVEQLHVNPVDRNQLLKGAVKGLVQELDPHSTYLSKEEYAAFRARLKGKFACIGVEVKRREGDIYQITELIEKSPAARAGLQAGDVITHLYGIPVEELPLAQFYQHMQGTPGTSLQLTVHRKGTSTPLVFSVIREELQFPSLTSRFLETSIALLRIRQFQENTHREFLDHLHQLLALHSIEGVILDVRNNPGGSVDQAIAIIDEFVDNGTILSTHHRGKVESIQAKKGGALLHQPTAILVDEGTASAAELLAASLQDLKRAWVIGGITFGKTNIQTVIDLPEQAGLCLTTGFYTTASGQSLQAKGVKPDILIESSRVLVTHPSFSREKDLKGHLTMRDQEQEKQEQSLLTSSPATQEEADFSLQIARQLIRSMLRCIGAPG, encoded by the coding sequence ATGATTCTGCGAAGGAAAAAACCTATTGGTTGTGTTGTTGCGTGGATAGCATTCCTCCCTCTTCAGGTAGTCAGTGCTCACATCAGGCAAAATCCTTATGATTGGATCGATCAGTTTGCTCACGTCCTCGTTAAAGTCGAGCAGCTCCACGTTAATCCAGTAGACAGAAATCAGCTTCTTAAGGGGGCCGTTAAAGGGCTGGTACAAGAGCTCGATCCTCACTCAACCTACCTGTCTAAAGAAGAATACGCTGCTTTTCGAGCACGCCTCAAGGGAAAATTTGCATGCATTGGGGTCGAAGTAAAAAGGAGAGAAGGTGATATTTATCAAATCACCGAACTTATAGAAAAAAGTCCCGCAGCACGAGCGGGACTGCAGGCAGGGGATGTGATCACACATCTTTACGGAATACCAGTAGAAGAACTCCCTCTCGCACAATTCTACCAGCATATGCAGGGGACTCCAGGTACCTCTCTACAACTGACTGTACACCGAAAGGGAACTTCTACCCCTCTAGTATTTTCCGTCATAAGAGAAGAGCTTCAATTCCCAAGCTTAACAAGCAGATTTCTAGAAACAAGCATTGCTTTGCTCCGAATCCGTCAATTCCAAGAGAATACGCATCGTGAATTTCTAGATCACCTCCATCAACTCCTCGCCCTCCATTCCATCGAGGGGGTTATCCTCGACGTACGCAATAATCCAGGTGGATCCGTAGATCAAGCCATCGCTATCATCGACGAATTTGTTGACAACGGGACAATTCTATCGACCCACCATCGCGGAAAGGTAGAATCGATACAAGCCAAAAAAGGGGGAGCACTTCTCCACCAACCGACAGCCATTCTTGTCGATGAAGGAACAGCAAGCGCTGCCGAACTACTCGCCGCCTCCCTTCAAGATCTCAAGCGAGCTTGGGTCATTGGTGGAATCACCTTCGGCAAAACCAATATCCAAACCGTCATCGATCTCCCTGAACAAGCTGGATTATGTTTAACCACTGGTTTTTATACAACTGCAAGCGGCCAATCGCTTCAAGCAAAAGGGGTCAAACCAGACATTCTAATAGAATCCAGTCGGGTGTTGGTTACACATCCCTCTTTTTCTCGGGAGAAAGACCTCAAGGGCCATTTAACAATGCGCGATCAGGAGCAAGAGAAGCAAGAGCAGTCCCTGCTCACCTCATCACCTGCCACACAAGAAGAAGCAGATTTTTCTCTTCAGATTGCCCGACAGCTTATCCGAAGTATGCTCCGATGTATCGGAGCACCAGGCTAG
- a CDS encoding TIGR04563 family protein, giving the protein MTEEKDSLGTLCHHESKTDKRKQSLYFPESMLQEIKEEATRLDRSLSWVVQRAWKSARLEIKKLPSVNDAGDDKEKE; this is encoded by the coding sequence ATGACGGAAGAAAAGGATTCTTTAGGCACGCTATGCCATCACGAATCAAAGACAGACAAACGGAAACAGAGCTTGTATTTTCCTGAATCGATGCTTCAAGAGATCAAGGAAGAGGCGACGCGTTTGGATCGTTCGCTGTCGTGGGTCGTTCAGCGAGCTTGGAAAAGTGCTCGGCTCGAAATCAAAAAGCTCCCCAGTGTGAATGATGCAGGGGACGATAAAGAAAAAGAATAG
- a CDS encoding class I SAM-dependent methyltransferase, giving the protein MTSTQEEIEVSYDVSNEFFQLWLDARMHYTCAVFENEGDTLEEAQINKSRVLYDFAELSKDKTVLDIGCGWGANLEYLISRGVKEAHGVTLSSAQYEEILKRCIPGVHVWCVDYRDFSPPITYDGLISIEMIDHLCSPAQAARGLAISLYREYFKKCASWIKPGGCFGFQAILRNRIPRDRNDLADLKFTADIIFPGGLNPRLEELVAAVNPYWEILELKTRRLDYGKTTGEWLRRLRLHKNEICERWGAQVFNDYERYLSTCVRAFAQFWSSDVQMKLRRIPI; this is encoded by the coding sequence GTGACCTCTACGCAAGAAGAAATCGAAGTTTCGTATGATGTATCGAATGAATTCTTTCAGCTTTGGCTCGATGCGCGAATGCACTATACATGTGCTGTTTTTGAAAACGAGGGGGATACCCTTGAAGAAGCTCAAATCAATAAATCGAGGGTTCTTTACGATTTTGCAGAGCTCAGCAAGGATAAGACAGTGCTCGATATCGGGTGTGGGTGGGGTGCGAACCTTGAGTATCTGATCTCACGAGGGGTGAAAGAAGCGCATGGGGTTACCCTTTCTTCCGCTCAGTATGAAGAGATCCTGAAGCGTTGCATTCCAGGGGTTCACGTCTGGTGTGTTGATTATCGCGATTTTTCCCCTCCGATTACCTACGATGGATTGATCTCCATTGAGATGATTGATCATCTCTGTTCGCCTGCACAAGCAGCTCGAGGGCTAGCGATATCTTTGTATCGAGAATACTTTAAGAAATGTGCGAGTTGGATCAAACCAGGGGGATGTTTTGGTTTTCAGGCGATCTTGAGAAATCGGATTCCTCGAGACCGCAATGATCTAGCAGATCTCAAGTTTACTGCTGATATCATTTTCCCTGGAGGGCTCAACCCGAGGTTGGAGGAGCTAGTGGCTGCCGTGAACCCCTATTGGGAGATCTTGGAGCTCAAAACGCGCCGCCTTGATTATGGCAAAACGACAGGAGAATGGCTTAGGCGGCTGCGGCTCCACAAAAACGAGATCTGTGAACGGTGGGGTGCACAAGTTTTTAACGATTACGAGCGTTATTTGTCCACTTGTGTGCGTGCATTTGCTCAGTTTTGGTCGAGCGATGTCCAGATGAAATTACGCCGTATTCCTATTTAG